The genome window TCACGAGGAACCACTGACGGCCTTGATGAAAAATCACATCAGCTCTTTTCGGGATTTACCACTCTCAGCCTACCAATTCCAAACCAAATTTAGAAATGAAGCCCGCGCCAAGAGTGGCATTTTGCGTGGTCGAGAATTTTTGATGAAGGATTTGTATTCTTTTTCTAAAGACGAAAAAGAGCACAATGAATTTTATGAAAGGGTTAAGGGCGCTTACAGTCGAATTTTCCAAAAAGTCGGCTTGGGTGATCAGACCTATGTGACTTTTGCTTCCGGAGGAAGTTTTAGCAAATATTCCCACGAATTCCAAACTCTGACCTCAGCCGGTGAAGATAATATTTATGTTTGTAATTCCTGCCGCATCGCCGTCAACGAGGAAATTATTAAAGATCAGCCAACCTGTCCGAACTGTAAAAGCGACAAACTCGAAGTCAAAAAAGCGGTTGAAGTCGGCAATATTTTCAGTCTTGGCGATAGGTTTTCCAAAGCCTTGGATTTGGTGTATCTTGATCAGGCCGGCGTTAAGAAACCGGTGATTATGGGCTCCTACGGCATCGGCCCAGGCCGAGTCATGGGTACCATTGTTGAGATTAATTCCGATGAAAATGGCATCATCTGGCCAAAAGCGGTGGCACCCTTCCAAATTCACCTGATTTCAGTTGACGGTGGCAAGCCGGAGATTAAGGAAAAGGCGGAGAAAATTTATGAGGCTCTACTCAAAAGTGGCACGGAAGTTTTGTTCGATGACCGAGAATTGCGCGCCGGCGAAAAGTTTGCCGAAGCCGATTTGCTGGGTCTCCCGCTTCGAGTAGTCGTGAGTGATAAATCCTTGAAGGCTGGTGGCGTGGAAGTCAAAGAGCGCAAGGGTGGGGCAGTCCGAATTGTGGCAGAGGAGCACATTTTAAGCCAGGTCTAAAATACCAATCTGCGAATTTGATTCCCATCAACTAATATCCGAATGGGAAGTTTTTCTCCTATTAGTTATTCGTAGATTGGGATAAAATTCGTGGATTGGTATTACATTTTATGAAAAGAATTATAAATAAATTTGGCGAGATGTTTTCCCAGGATATCGGTATCGACTTGGGCACGGCTAATACTTTGGTTTATGTGAGTGGGGAAGGCATCGTCATCAACGAGCCGTCGGTAGTCGCTATCAACCAAAAAACCGGACGCGTGGTCGCCGTCGGTAGTGAGGCCAAACAAATGCTCGGCCGCACACCGGCCCACATCGTGGCGGTACGCCCGCTCGTTGACGGGGTCATTTCCGATTTCGAAGTGACCGAGGAAATGATTCTCTACCTTTTGAATAAAGCCCAAGGTGGGAAAAAGAAATTTTTTGGCCCGCGCGTGGTAGTCGGCGTGCCGTCCGGTGTCACCAATGTCGAGACTCGCGCTGTGCGTGACGCCACCAAAAACGCCGGCGCCAGGGAAGTTTTGATTGTTGAGGAGCCGATGGCCGGCGCAATCGGCATTAAACTGCCGGTAATGGAACCGGTCGGCAATATGGTAATCGACATCGGCGGAGGTACTTCGGATATCGCGGTGATTTCACTCGGCGGGATTGTGCGCTCGAAAAATTTGCGCGTGGCCGGCGACCGATTGAATAATGATATTATCGCTTACATCAGAAGCGAGTTTAAAATTTTGATTGGTGAAAAAACTGCTGAGGAGGTGAAAATTAAAATTGGTGCGGTGATTTCCGGTGAACGCCCGACTGAAGCTACGATCCGTGGCCGAGATTTGGTGACCGGACTACCTCGCGAGGTAATCGTCACCGATTCGGACATTAGGGAGGCCATGGCTCAATCAATTGACAACTTGCTCGAATCATCAAAGGAAGTTTTGGAAACCACTCCGCCGGAAATTTTGGCCGATGTCATGCAACGCGGTATCCACTTGGTCGGCGGCGGGGCACTAATCCGTGGCCTTGATCGCCTACTTTCTGACTATTTGAAAATCCCGGTTTTCGTTTCTGACGATCCTCTAACGGCGATTGCGCGCGGGGCCGGCGTGATTTTGGAAAATTTGCCCCAATACCAGGAAGTACTTATTGAAAACGAAGATGACCTACCACCTAAGAAGTAGCTCTAGACGAAGCCGGCCGATTTTTGCCCGATTAGTTTCGATTCTAGTAGTCGTCCTCCTTCTAGGCTGGTTCGGTAGTCTGGCACCGATCCGAAATTTGGCCATAGATTTGGCCCGGCCATTCTGGGATTTTAAAACTGCTGCTTGGCGGGGCTTCCTCGTGGACAGCAGTCTAATTCAGGCAAAGCAGTCCCTGATTATTGAAACTGCCGGCCTAAGACAGCAAATTCAAGGTCTGGACGCTAAA of Candidatus Paceibacterota bacterium contains these proteins:
- a CDS encoding aminoacyl--tRNA ligase-related protein, with translation MRQSQLFTKSRKEAPKDEVAKNAELLIRAGFINKEMAGAYSYLPLGLRTLNKIVGIIREEMNGLGAQELFLTALQEKTVWEKTDRWSDDKVDNWFKTKLKSGTELGLGFTHEEPLTALMKNHISSFRDLPLSAYQFQTKFRNEARAKSGILRGREFLMKDLYSFSKDEKEHNEFYERVKGAYSRIFQKVGLGDQTYVTFASGGSFSKYSHEFQTLTSAGEDNIYVCNSCRIAVNEEIIKDQPTCPNCKSDKLEVKKAVEVGNIFSLGDRFSKALDLVYLDQAGVKKPVIMGSYGIGPGRVMGTIVEINSDENGIIWPKAVAPFQIHLISVDGGKPEIKEKAEKIYEALLKSGTEVLFDDRELRAGEKFAEADLLGLPLRVVVSDKSLKAGGVEVKERKGGAVRIVAEEHILSQV
- a CDS encoding rod shape-determining protein codes for the protein MKRIINKFGEMFSQDIGIDLGTANTLVYVSGEGIVINEPSVVAINQKTGRVVAVGSEAKQMLGRTPAHIVAVRPLVDGVISDFEVTEEMILYLLNKAQGGKKKFFGPRVVVGVPSGVTNVETRAVRDATKNAGAREVLIVEEPMAGAIGIKLPVMEPVGNMVIDIGGGTSDIAVISLGGIVRSKNLRVAGDRLNNDIIAYIRSEFKILIGEKTAEEVKIKIGAVISGERPTEATIRGRDLVTGLPREVIVTDSDIREAMAQSIDNLLESSKEVLETTPPEILADVMQRGIHLVGGGALIRGLDRLLSDYLKIPVFVSDDPLTAIARGAGVILENLPQYQEVLIENEDDLPPKK